The Microbacterium sp. W4I20 genome segment CAGCTCGTGCGCGACGACGATTTCGCCCGGTTCGCCGCTCTCGGGCTGATCGCCAGCGTGCAGCCCGAGCACGCGATGGACGACCGCGACGTGGCCGACCGGCACTGGGCCGGGCGCACCGGTCGAGCCTTCGCGTTCGGCTCGCTGCACCGTTCCGGCACCGCGCTGCGCCTCGGGTCGGATGCACCGGTCGCCCCGCTCGACCCGTGGGTCTCGCTCAGCGCCGCGACCGCGCGCAGTCGCGGGGAGCGCGAGGCATGGCATCCGGAGCAGCGTCTGCCGTTGAATGTCGCGCTCGCGGCATCCGCTCGCACCACGGTGGAGGTCGGCCAGCCGGCCGATCTCGTGATCACCGAACGCGACCCCTACTCGAGCGATCGCGACGAACTGCGCGCGATGCCGGTCGCCGCGACCCTGCTGGGCGGCCGATTCACCTGGCGAACGATCTGAGGAAGACATGACCACGACAACCTTCACCAACGGCCGGGTGTTCACCGGCGAGTCCGAGACCGCGTTCGCCTCGGCGTTCCGGATCACCGACGGGCTCGTCGAGTGGGTCGGCGAGGCGGCCGACGTGACGGATGCGGACGCCGTCGACCTCGGCGGCCGCACCGTGCTGCCCGGCCTTCTCGACAGCCACACGCATCCCGCGCTCCTCGCGGGCACCGCGCTCGCCGCTGAGTGCTTCCCGCCCGCCGTGCTCTCGCCGGATGACCTGGTGGCCGTGCTGGAGCAGCATGCGGCCGGCGTCGCCGCGGACGCCTGGGTGCTCGGCCGCGGGTTCGATGACACGAAGTTCCCCGAGGGGCGGATGCCGACGGCGGCCGACCTCGATCGCGTGAGCACCGACCGGCCGGTGCTGGTGTGGCGCTGCGACGCCCACTCGGCGGTCTGCAACACGAAGGCTCTCGAGATCGCGGGCATCACTGCCGACACCCCCGACCCCGACGGCGCCCGCTTCGAGCGCGACGCCGACGGGAAGCCGAACGGGGTGCTGACCGAGCTCGCCGCCGTCGACGCGGTAGTGTCGTTCGTCGCCGCTCCCACCCGTGAGGAGCAGCTCGCGGCGATCGTGTCGATCGGCGAAGAGCTCGCCACCCGCGGCATCGTCGCGGTCTGCGACCTGTTCTCCACGCGGATCGATCAGCCGCTCGCGACCTTCCGCGCCGCGGTCGAGCGGGGGCTCCGCACGCAGGTGGCCCTATACCCCGCCTGGGACCCCGCCGCGCCGCTCGCCGACCTCGACGCCGGCGACCGCGAGGGGCAGATCCGGGTCGCGGGAGTCAAGGTCGTGCTCGACGGCGCCTACTCCAACCGCACCGCATGGGTGCACCAGGCGTACCCGGACTCGTGTGACCACGGTCTGCGCCTGGTGGACGACGCCGATGTGCTGGCCGCGGGCGACTGGGCGCGCCGCAACGGGGTGCAGCTCGCCGTGCACGCGATGGGTGACCGGGCGCTCGACCGGGTCGTCGAGCTCTTCGAAGACGCGGAGCCGTGGCTCGACGGCATCCCGTCAGTGCGCATCGAGCACGCCACGATCGTGAGCGATGCCTACCTCGCACGGCTCACGTCGGCGCGCATGTCGTTCGGCATCGCCACGCACACCGTGTTCTTCTTCGCCGAGTACGACGGGTACGAGAAGGCGCTGCGCGTCGAGCAGGTGCCGGATGCCTACCCGATCGCCCGGCTGTACGCGGGCCTCGGTCCACTCGCCCTCTCGTCGGACCGGCCGGCCACGGCGTGGAGCGGGGCGGACGATGTGATGCTCTCGGTCGAGGCTGCCGTGCGCCGCCGCACCTACAACGGCATCGAGTTCGGGGCCGAGGCCGCGATCACGGTCGCGCAGGCACTGCTGCTGTACACCTCGCGCGCCGCGACGCTCTCACCGCTGACCGGCGTCGGCACGCTCGCGCCGGGCTTCGACGGCAGCTTCGCCGTGCTCGACCGGGACGTGTTCACGGTGCCCGATGACGAGATCGCCGCGGTGCGGGTCGCCGAGACCTGGGTTCGGGGCGAGCGGGTGTTCGTGCGGTGACGCCGTGATCTGAGGATAATCGGCTGTAACGTACATATCCGGGTAGAATGGCGTGATGAGCCAGATCGCCATCACCGATGCTCGAGACCACCTGTCGGAGGTCGTCGACCGCTCCCGGTCCGAGACCGTCTTCCTGACGCGTCGCAATCGTCCGGTGGCGGCGATCGTCAATCCCGATGTCCTGCGTCAGCTCCTCGACGATGCGGAAGAACTCGACGACATCCGAGCGGTCGACGCGGCCTGGGAGGAGACGCGGCAGCTCGATGAGACGCCGATCCCGTGGGACGAGGTCAAGCGCGAGCTCGGCCTGTGACCCACAGGGTCCAGCTGCTCCCGGTCGCCGCTCGCGAGATCCGTAAGCTCCCGCCGGAGGCCAAACGACGAGTCCAGGCCGTGATCGAACTCCTCGCCGAGGAGCCGCGCCCTCCGGCCGCGAAGAAGCTCACAGGGCGACCGGAGTGGCGCGTGCGCACAGGGGACTACCGCATTCTCTATCGCATCGAGGATGACGTGCTGACGGTCGTCGTCGTCGGGGCCGGTCATCGGCGCGAGATCTATCGCTGACCGCGCTGGGCATCGTCATGATGGGGCGATCGCTCATCGGACGCGTCGTCGGGTGTGCGCAGCATCCATCGTCGGCGGATGCCGCGGGCAATAGCCTCGCAGCGATGAACACGCACCGGAGCCGCGCATGACCGACGAGGGAGCGTTCCTGCCGCTCGCCGGCATCCGGGTGATCGACTTCACGCGCCTGCTCGCGGGCCCCTACGCGACGATGACGCTGGCCGAGCTGGGCGCCGACGTGATCAAGGTCGAGCAGCCGGGCATCGGCGATGAGACCCGGCACTGGGGTCCGCCGTTCGTGCACGGCGCGAGCGCCTACTTCCACGCGATCAACCGCGGCAAGCGCAGCATCGCGCTCGACCTGACGGATGCCGCGGACGGCGAGGTCGCGCACCGGCTCGTCGAGTCGGCTGACGTGCTGGTCGAGAGCTTCCGGCCGGGCGTCGCCGAGCGCCTCGGAATCGGCCCGGACGCGATGCGCGGGCGGTTCCCGAAGCTGGTCTACGCGTCGATCAGCGGCTTCTCGCCGAACGGGCCGCTGGCTGCCGAGCCCGGTACGGCCGTCACCGTCGAGGCGGAGTCGGGGCTCATGCACGTGACCGGGTACGAGGGCGCCGACCCCGTGCGCTCCGGGGTGGCGATGGTCGATATCGCGACCGGCATGTCGATGATCAACGGGGGTGCTCGCCGCGCTGCTCGAACGCACGCGCACCGGCGTCGGGCGGCGCCTGGAGTTCTCGCTGTTCGCCACGGCGCTGAGCTCGCTCGGCACGGTGATCGCGGCGACCTCGGCCGGGGGTCCACCGTCGAAGCCGTGGGGCAGTTCGCACCCGTCGATCGTGCCGTACCGGGCGTTCGCGGCGTCCGACGGGAGCGTGGTGCTCGGGGCCACGAACGACGCGATGTTTGCGCGACTGGTGTCGGCGCTCGACCTCGGCGAACCGCTCGGCACCGACCGCTGGGCCGGCAATCAGGCACGCGTTGAAGACCGTGACGAGCTCGAGGCGGTGCTCGCCGCACGGGTGCGCAGCCTCGAGCTCGACGAGGTGGTCGCCCGCCTGAAGGCGGCGCGTGTGCTCGTGGCCCGGGTGCGCAGCCCCGAAGAGGCCGCGGCGGGTGAGCAGGCCGCGGCGCTGGGCCTCATCGAGCACGACGACGGGGTCTCGATCGCGCGGTCGGCCCTCGGCACGAACGGCACCGCGCACCTGCCTCGCGCGCCGCAACTCGACGCCGACGGTGCCGCGCTCCGCGCCGAGGTCGGTGCATAACTCCTCCGGAACGGTCGTTCTCGGGCTGGTTCCGGCCCGATCCGGGGTTCAGCCGCAAGTTCTGGAGGAGTTGTTCACGCGGACTCCGGCTGACCGGCGCCGAGCCTTCAGCCGCAGATTCGGTACCGGCACTGCGGCGCTGCGCGCCGAGGTCGGTGCATAACTCAGCAAGAACGGCTGCTCCGCGGCCGGTTCCGGCAGATCTGCGAATTCAGCCCGACGTTCTGGCTGAATTGTGAACGCGCCGCCGCGCGGCTACCCGGCCCCGAGCAGCCTCACCCGGCACGCGAGCTCGACCGCGAAGCGCACATCCGGGTCGTCGAGGTCGATGTCCAGCTGCTCGCGGATGCGCCGCATGCGGTAGCCGACGCCGTTCGGATGCAGCATCAGCTCCTTGCCCGCGTGCACGAGCGACCGTCCGTGGGCGAGGTACACGAGCAGCGTCCGCACGGCGTTCAGGGCGCGCTCCGGCCCGAGGTCGTCGAGCGGACGCAGCACGTCGTGCAGCAGGTCGCGGCTGATCGGCGAGGCGTACACGTCGAGCAGCACGCGGCGCAGCCCCGTGACGTCGGTGAGCTCGACTCCGCCCAGGCGTCCCGCGGCGATGGCGGATTCCGCGGCGATCCGGGCCTCGGCCGCCGACTGCCGCAGTCCGAGGGCCCCGAGCTTCGGCGTCCCCAGCCCCAGCGTGTACGCCCACTCCGTGCCGGCGAGCTCGCGGGCCTGGTGCTGGATCAGCCGCGCGACCTCGCGCACCCGGCGCTGGTGGTCGCCGGCGCCGTGCTCCTCGGTGCACACCAGCATCAGGTCGTCCTGCAGAAACGCGGCGTGCCACATCTCCTCGCGGGACTCCACCAGCTGCAGCACGAACAGCTCGAGCGCGGGCTGCACGCTGCGTGGTGCCCGAGCCTCGGGATCCGCGGTGTGGGTCGGCGCCAGCCAGGCGACGACGTGCGACTGGGGCAGCGGCAGCCCGAGCCGCGCGGCCTGCCCCACGAAGCCCTCGACGCGCGACGACTCGGCGAGCACGAGCTCGACCAGCAGGTCGGCGCGCGACTGGGTGGGGGCGTAGCGGTCCCGGCTCTGCCGTTGCGCGACGCGCGACAGCAGCGAGGCGATCACGGGGACCGAGACGGTGGTGGCGCCGTCGGTGGATGCCGCGACCAGACGCCCCACGGGTACCTCGCCGATGCACACCGCGTCGGACGACGCCCACGTCACGGTCGGGTCCGCGATCATCGACAGCTCGATGCCGAGGGCTCCGCTGGCGGCGGCGAGAATGCTCTCCGGGGTGCTCTCGGCTGCCGCGGCGGCCTCGGTCGCCGCAGACACCGCGTGGGCACCGCGCATCATCGCCTCGGAGGCGCCGCCCGAGATCGCGCGGTCGATGGTCTTCGCCAGATCCGCGGCGCCGACCCCCGCGGCGGAGAACACCGGCACACCGCCGCGCGTGGCGAGCACGGTGGCCGTCTCGGCGAGGGCGAGGGCGGTCGTGAACACGATGCCGGCGAGTCCGCGCGCGCTCGCCTGCCGCAGCGCGACGTCGATCCGATAGGGCGCCGGCTGCTCGTCGCCCGGGATGATGACGAGCGTGCCGGCGGGAACCGCGTCGAGGCGGTCGACCGCCGCCAGGTCGACCCGGGCCACGACGCGGGAATCGACCGGCCCTGCGACGTGCCGCAGTCCGAGCCGGCTCGCATCGCCCTGCAGCTCTTCGAGCGTGTACTGTGCCATCCGCACAGTATGCCGGGAAACACTGGCCGCTGGGAACATTGTCGGCCGATCCGCCCGCCCGTAGCGTGAGCACATGGCACAGACATCTCCGATCGCGCGCACCGAGCGCATCACCGAGATCACGGTCGACGACGTCGCCGCACTCGGCATCGGCACCGCGATCTTCGGCACCGGCGGCGGCGGAGCCGTCTACACCAGCCAGATCATGGTCGAGAAGGCGCTCCGCGAGCACGGCCCGGTGCGGCTGGTCACCGTCGACGACCTCGGACCCGACGACGTGGTCATCCTCATGTCGGGTATCGGGGCGCCCACGGTGGGCATCGAGATGCTCTCGGCCACCGGCCAGATCCACGACCTGCTGGCCGAGGCGGAGCGCCTGCTCGGTCGCAAGGTCACCACGCTCATGGCGGCCGAGATCGGTGGCGGCAACGGCGTGCAGCCGATCGGTTGGGCCGCGCGCCTCGGACTCCAGGTGCTCGACGCCGACGGCATGGGGCGGGCGTTCCCGGATGCCGCGATGGTGGCGATGAACGTCGCCGGGATCCCGTGCGAGTGGGCGGTGCAGAGCGACGTCGTCGGCAACATCTCGGTGATGAAGACCATCGACCTGCACTGGCTCGAGCGTCATGCCCGCGCGCTCACGGTCGCCAGCGGCTCGATCTGCATCGGCGCGCACTACCCGATGACCGGCGACCAGGTGCGCGGCGCCGTGATCGAAGGCACGGTCAGTGCCTCGATCCGGGTCGGCCACGCCCTGATGTCGTCGTCCGACCCGGTGGCCGCCGTGGCCGACGAGCTCGACGCCCGCGTGCTGATGACCGGCAAGATCACCGACCTCGACCGCCGCACCGCCGGCGGCTTCGTGCGCGGCTCGGTCACGATCTCGGGCACCGGCACCGATCGCGGTCGCCTGCAGCGTCTCGAGCTGCAGAACGAGAACCTCCTGGTGCTCGAAGACGGCGACGTGCTGGTCAGCGTCCCCGACCTCATCACGATCATCGACGCCGAGACCGGTCACGCGATCACCACCGAGATGCTGCGCTTCGGCCAGCGGGTGTCGGTGCTGGCGTGGGCCTGTGATCCGATCTGGCGCACACCCCGCGGACTCGAGCTCGCCGGTCCCGCCGCCTTCGGCTACGACCTCCCGTACGTCCCCTTCGAAGGAGCAGCCCGATGAGCCTCCGTGATCTCTCGATCGGCGTCGACGTCGGCGGCACCAACACCGATGCCGTCGTGCTCGACGGCGACGGTCGGGTGCTCGCCTGGACGAAGCGGGCGACGACGGATGACATCACCGGCGGCATCCGCGCCGGCATCAGCGACGTGCTCGCCGCGATCGGCGACGACCGCTCCCGCGTCTCGCGCGTGATGCTCGGCACCACCCACGCCACGAACGCCATCGTGCAGCGCCGCCAGCTCGATCGCGTCGCGATGATCCGCCTCGGAGCCCCCGCCGCGACCGAATATCCGCCGTTGACCGGCTGGCCCGACGACCTGGTGCGCATGGTGCTCGCCGGCTCCGCGATGCTCGGCGGCGGCCACATGGTCGACGGCACGCCCATCTCGCCGCTCGATCGCGACGGCATCCTGCGCTTCGTCGACGGGCTCGACGACTTCGACGCGATCGCCGTCGCCGGGATCTTCAGCCCCTCCTCGCCCGAGCAGGAGCTGGAGGTCGCCGAGCTGCTGCGCGGACACCTCGGTCAGGACGCCCGCGTCTTCCTCAGCCAGGACATCGGCCCGACCGGCCTGCTGGAGCGCGAGAACGCGACACTCCTCAACGCCGCGCTCTACAGCGTCGCGCGTTCGGTCACCGAGGCGCTCGTCACGGTCGTCGCCGAGGAGGGGCTGGACGCCGCCACCTTCTTCGCGCAGAACGACGGCACGCTGATGTCACTCGACTATGCCGCGCAGTATCCGGTGCTCACGATCGGCTCGGGGCCGGCGAACTCCATCCGCGGTGCCGCCTACCTCTCGGGTCACGACGACGCGATCGTGATCGACGTCGGCGGCACGACCTCCGACCTCGGCGTCGTGGTGGGCGGATTCCCGCGCGAGTCCACGCTGCCGCGCGAGATCGGCGGGGTGCGCACGAACTTCCGGATGCCGGACATCCTGAGCGTCGGCATCGGCGGAGGCACCGTCATCGACGTGGCCTCCGGCCGCGTCGGACCGGATTCGGTCGGCTACCGCATCGATCCCGAGGGCCTGCTGTTCGGCGGCTCCACGCCCACGCTGACGGATGCCGCCGCCATGGCGGGAAGCCCCGTCGCCGGCCGTTCGCTCCCGCCGCTGTCGTCTTCGATGACGGCCGCGCTGGAGGCCGCGCTCGCCGTGGTCTCCGGCCGGCTGGAGGAGGCGGTCGAGCGGCTGTCCCTCGGCCGCATGGACATCCCGCTGGTCGTCGTCGGCGGCGGCGGGTTCCTCGTGCCCGACCACCTCGCGAGCGCCGGACGCATCCTGCGCCCGGATCACGGCGGTGTGGCGAACGCGGTGGGAGCCGCGATCTCGCTCGCCGGCGGCCGCGCCGATCAGATGGCGCCGATGGGCGACCGGGATTCCGCGATCGAACAGGCATCCGAGGCCGCCGTCGCGAAGGCGATCCAGGCCGGCGCCGATCCGCTCCAGGTCTCGATCGTCGAGGTGCTGGAGACCCACGTTCCCTACACCGCGCAGCCCACCGTCAACGTGACGGTCAAGGCCGCCGGTCCCCTCGCCCGGCTCTCCGCCGAGGCCCCCGTCCGCTGACCCGCACGACCCGCACCTCCCGCACTTCCTGCACCCGAGCACTGTCCCACCCGTCAAGAGGAGATAGCAATGAAACGCAGTACCGCACTACCCGTGGCCGCCGTTCTCTCCGCCCTCGCGCTGACACTGGCGTCCTGCGCGGGCTCGCCCGACACGTCCGCACCCTCCGAAGGCGACTTCGTCTCGGGTGGCACCTTCGTGACCGCGGTCGGAGACGACCCCGGCGACCTCAACCCGCTGAAGGCCGTCTCGCCCGACACCTTCGCCGTCGTCAGCCTCGCCTACGAGTCGCTGATCGCCGTCACCTCCGAGGGCGAGCTGGTGCCCTGGCTCGCCGAGAGCTGGGAGGAGACCGGCACCGAGGTCGTCTTCACGCTCAAGGACGACATCACCTGCACCGACGGCTCCGAGTTCACGGCGCAGACCGTCGCCGACAACCTGAACTACAATGCCGACCCCGCGAACGCGACGTTCTCGTACGGCTCGGTCATCGACGAGAAGATCTCGGCGACCGCCGACGGCAACACCGTCACCGTCACGAGCACCGACAACAACCCGTTCCTCGCGGTCAACACGGGCACGATCATGCTCGTCTGCGACTCGGGTCTCGCCGACCCGACCACGATGTCGGATGCCACGGACGGCACCGGCCTCTTCGGTCTGAGCGACATCAAGCCGGGCGACACGTACACGTTCACCAAGCGCGACGACTACACCTGGGGTCCCGACGACGTGACGAGCGAGACCGAGGGTCTGCCCGACACGATCGAGGCCCGCGTCGTCACCGACGAGAGCACCGCCGCGAACCTGCTGGTGTCGGGCGAGATCAACGCCGCCACCATCTCGGGCGCCGACCGTGCCCGCCTGGATGCCGCCGGTCTCACCTTCGCCGGGGTGCGCAACCCCGTCGGCATGATCCTGTTCAACGAGAAGGAGGGCCGTCCGTTCTCTGACCCGCTCGTGCGCGAGGCGCTCTCGACCGCGATCGACCGCGACG includes the following:
- a CDS encoding amidohydrolase, coding for MTTTTFTNGRVFTGESETAFASAFRITDGLVEWVGEAADVTDADAVDLGGRTVLPGLLDSHTHPALLAGTALAAECFPPAVLSPDDLVAVLEQHAAGVAADAWVLGRGFDDTKFPEGRMPTAADLDRVSTDRPVLVWRCDAHSAVCNTKALEIAGITADTPDPDGARFERDADGKPNGVLTELAAVDAVVSFVAAPTREEQLAAIVSIGEELATRGIVAVCDLFSTRIDQPLATFRAAVERGLRTQVALYPAWDPAAPLADLDAGDREGQIRVAGVKVVLDGAYSNRTAWVHQAYPDSCDHGLRLVDDADVLAAGDWARRNGVQLAVHAMGDRALDRVVELFEDAEPWLDGIPSVRIEHATIVSDAYLARLTSARMSFGIATHTVFFFAEYDGYEKALRVEQVPDAYPIARLYAGLGPLALSSDRPATAWSGADDVMLSVEAAVRRRTYNGIEFGAEAAITVAQALLLYTSRAATLSPLTGVGTLAPGFDGSFAVLDRDVFTVPDDEIAAVRVAETWVRGERVFVR
- a CDS encoding type II toxin-antitoxin system RelE/ParE family toxin produces the protein MTHRVQLLPVAAREIRKLPPEAKRRVQAVIELLAEEPRPPAAKKLTGRPEWRVRTGDYRILYRIEDDVLTVVVVGAGHRREIYR
- a CDS encoding ABC transporter substrate-binding protein, with the translated sequence MKRSTALPVAAVLSALALTLASCAGSPDTSAPSEGDFVSGGTFVTAVGDDPGDLNPLKAVSPDTFAVVSLAYESLIAVTSEGELVPWLAESWEETGTEVVFTLKDDITCTDGSEFTAQTVADNLNYNADPANATFSYGSVIDEKISATADGNTVTVTSTDNNPFLAVNTGTIMLVCDSGLADPTTMSDATDGTGLFGLSDIKPGDTYTFTKRDDYTWGPDDVTSETEGLPDTIEARVVTDESTAANLLVSGEINAATISGADRARLDAAGLTFAGVRNPVGMILFNEKEGRPFSDPLVREALSTAIDRDEVGTVIADGEGLESISLVTKNPLLCVPDEPTWTLPDTDLDRAAELLDEAGWLLEDDGLRYKDGKPLNIKFVYNAPTSTHAAAAELVKETWDGLGVTTELSANDAAAWSEQLYSTADWDTGWVQIAPGGPVLLSVFFDGATPDQGGLNFMWVDNPEYSALVAEASSASPEEACGIWQDAEDELIERFDVFPVVDNILPTYQSGATFDLPNFIQPTSIRMLG
- a CDS encoding CdaR family transcriptional regulator; the protein is MAQYTLEELQGDASRLGLRHVAGPVDSRVVARVDLAAVDRLDAVPAGTLVIIPGDEQPAPYRIDVALRQASARGLAGIVFTTALALAETATVLATRGGVPVFSAAGVGAADLAKTIDRAISGGASEAMMRGAHAVSAATEAAAAAESTPESILAAASGALGIELSMIADPTVTWASSDAVCIGEVPVGRLVAASTDGATTVSVPVIASLLSRVAQRQSRDRYAPTQSRADLLVELVLAESSRVEGFVGQAARLGLPLPQSHVVAWLAPTHTADPEARAPRSVQPALELFVLQLVESREEMWHAAFLQDDLMLVCTEEHGAGDHQRRVREVARLIQHQARELAGTEWAYTLGLGTPKLGALGLRQSAAEARIAAESAIAAGRLGGVELTDVTGLRRVLLDVYASPISRDLLHDVLRPLDDLGPERALNAVRTLLVYLAHGRSLVHAGKELMLHPNGVGYRMRRIREQLDIDLDDPDVRFAVELACRVRLLGAG
- a CDS encoding hydantoinase/oxoprolinase family protein, whose product is MSLRDLSIGVDVGGTNTDAVVLDGDGRVLAWTKRATTDDITGGIRAGISDVLAAIGDDRSRVSRVMLGTTHATNAIVQRRQLDRVAMIRLGAPAATEYPPLTGWPDDLVRMVLAGSAMLGGGHMVDGTPISPLDRDGILRFVDGLDDFDAIAVAGIFSPSSPEQELEVAELLRGHLGQDARVFLSQDIGPTGLLERENATLLNAALYSVARSVTEALVTVVAEEGLDAATFFAQNDGTLMSLDYAAQYPVLTIGSGPANSIRGAAYLSGHDDAIVIDVGGTTSDLGVVVGGFPRESTLPREIGGVRTNFRMPDILSVGIGGGTVIDVASGRVGPDSVGYRIDPEGLLFGGSTPTLTDAAAMAGSPVAGRSLPPLSSSMTAALEAALAVVSGRLEEAVERLSLGRMDIPLVVVGGGGFLVPDHLASAGRILRPDHGGVANAVGAAISLAGGRADQMAPMGDRDSAIEQASEAAVAKAIQAGADPLQVSIVEVLETHVPYTAQPTVNVTVKAAGPLARLSAEAPVR
- a CDS encoding amidohydrolase family protein — its product is MDPGHPHACGMESVPIPELRRLLERARGAGIEAAVHAIGDRANTEVLDTFEALDMKGVIEHAQLVRDDDFARFAALGLIASVQPEHAMDDRDVADRHWAGRTGRAFAFGSLHRSGTALRLGSDAPVAPLDPWVSLSAATARSRGEREAWHPEQRLPLNVALAASARTTVEVGQPADLVITERDPYSSDRDELRAMPVAATLLGGRFTWRTI
- a CDS encoding DUF917 domain-containing protein; this encodes MAQTSPIARTERITEITVDDVAALGIGTAIFGTGGGGAVYTSQIMVEKALREHGPVRLVTVDDLGPDDVVILMSGIGAPTVGIEMLSATGQIHDLLAEAERLLGRKVTTLMAAEIGGGNGVQPIGWAARLGLQVLDADGMGRAFPDAAMVAMNVAGIPCEWAVQSDVVGNISVMKTIDLHWLERHARALTVASGSICIGAHYPMTGDQVRGAVIEGTVSASIRVGHALMSSSDPVAAVADELDARVLMTGKITDLDRRTAGGFVRGSVTISGTGTDRGRLQRLELQNENLLVLEDGDVLVSVPDLITIIDAETGHAITTEMLRFGQRVSVLAWACDPIWRTPRGLELAGPAAFGYDLPYVPFEGAAR
- a CDS encoding type II toxin-antitoxin system Phd/YefM family antitoxin, which produces MSQIAITDARDHLSEVVDRSRSETVFLTRRNRPVAAIVNPDVLRQLLDDAEELDDIRAVDAAWEETRQLDETPIPWDEVKRELGL
- a CDS encoding CoA transferase → MLAALLERTRTGVGRRLEFSLFATALSSLGTVIAATSAGGPPSKPWGSSHPSIVPYRAFAASDGSVVLGATNDAMFARLVSALDLGEPLGTDRWAGNQARVEDRDELEAVLAARVRSLELDEVVARLKAARVLVARVRSPEEAAAGEQAAALGLIEHDDGVSIARSALGTNGTAHLPRAPQLDADGAALRAEVGA